The following DNA comes from Capsicum annuum cultivar UCD-10X-F1 chromosome 7, UCD10Xv1.1, whole genome shotgun sequence.
acacttaaataatcaaaatgaaaAACAGACAGAGGAAAATTACACAGCGCATGAGATCATGATGGCATATAAAGGTGTTCCCAAACTTTTTTCTTTATGTCTGGTAGCAAAAGCAGTTGGGTATTTTGAATATTACCCCTTTGCTTTCTCCTTATAGTCCTTAGCCATTCTTCCATTTCCATATtcaaataaccccaaaattttcttgatcttattCTATTCATAGGACAACAACAACATTCTAAAGATATCAGATATTTTATATGCAAACATAGAAAAGAACGAGATCgaagtatttttatttaactttcgatatatacaacaacaaattAATGAAGGTGATGAAGATTGCATGGGAATCACTTGTTCCTAGTTGTATTAAGTCTTCTGAGAAtccaaagaaaaatccaaaagttaAAGTGTCCGTTACTAAACAAATTTCGTTCCATGGGATTCCTGTATCAGATATTAGCTCTTCTACTATATCGTCAGATCTTTCAATCTCTCTTGCTGGTTCTAACATTCATTCATTCACGCTACAAGAACTGAGAGTGATCACGCAGAACTTCTCCACCAGTAATTTCATTGGTGAGGGAGGGTTTGGACCAGTTCACAAGGGATTCATTGATGATAAACTTAGACCTAATGCTCTCAAAGCTCAGCCTGTAGCTGTTAAGCTCCTCGACTTAGATGGCTCACAAGGTCATCGAGAATGGCTGGTACGTATGTAGAAATTATTATATGCAGTTATCTTTTAACTCAACCTGATACTATATATTGTTATCCTTATTTAGTAGTCCTAAAATGTGATGTTTTATTATTGTGAACAGACGGAAGTGATATTTCTTGGGCAATTGAGACATCCACATCTAGTGAAGTTGATAGGATATTGTTGTGAAGAAGAACACAGATTGCTAGTGTATGAATACATGCCCAGAGGAAGCTTGGAGAATCAGTTGTTTAGAAGTACGTtgatctcttttattttattgttttttcatTTAATCCACTGGCTAGTttaaaagtagttaatatgtacTCAGCTTTTTTGTTAAAATGTTTGTAATTAATTAAACAACATGGAATCGGTCGTAAATCGTGAAAAGCTTAATATTGATCAATTtgaataagaagagaaggaaGGATTTTAATAATATGAAAAAGTCAATTTTACTTGTATTTTTGTGAAAGTTGACGGGGGTGGTTGTACCACACTTTTCTTTGTTTTACCAATTCCGACACTGAATTGGCTACAACAAAGAGTAGGTCAACTAAAGTTTAGTTACAAAGCAACTATCGGTTTTGTACTTAGAAAGTCTAACTTTATACATAATATGCCAATtgtcataaataaaaaagaaaattgtttAACTAACAcaagttaaaattaaataatgaattgTTGTACTAAAGGATCTTATTACTGattttattttaatgtctttTGCAGGATATTCAGTATCACTTCCGTGGTCAACACGTATGAAAATAGCTTTTGGTGCTGCAAAAGGCCTGGAGTTTCTTCATGAAGCTAAAAAGCCTGTCATCTATCGTGATTTCAAGGCTTCGAACATCTTGTTAGACTCCGTAAGTgctcatttctttttttatttttagtaattaaaaagacTAATTAACTGATGTGACATGTAAATTGTTGTTCACTAgctaattaataaataatttcctTGTTGGCTTTTGTTTATCAGGATTACACAGCCAAACTCTCAGATTTTGGGCTTGCAAAAGATGGTCCGGAAGGAGATGACACACATGTCTCCACTCGAGTCATGGGAACACATGGCTATGCTGCTCCTGAATACATTATGACgggtaattatataaaatattagtgTGAGtctcatctaaaaatttaaatatattttactcaAGCATGCTAATTTCATTGGAATCTCGTGCAGGTCATTTAACTGCAGCTAGTGATGTGTACAGCTTCGGAGTAGTACTATTGGAGCTTCTAACTGGCCGAAGATCTGTTGACAAAGGTCGTCCACACAGAGAACAGAACTTGGTAGATTGGGCAAGACCACAACTGAGAGATCCTCGGAAGCTACGTAGAATAATGGATCCGAGGCTAGAAGGCATGTACTCAGAAGGAGGAGTTCACAAGGCAGCACTAGTGGCTTACCAGTGTCTAAGCCACAGGCCAAAAGCTAGACCAGATATGAGCACTGTTGTGAAAACCTTAGAACCCTTGAAGGACTATGAAGATACTTCAATGGTAACATTTGTGTACACAGCTCCAACAGAAAGCAAAGAAGTTAGTGAAAAAGATGATCAAGACCAAaaagaagtgaagaaagaaaGTAGTACTGCTAGTCCTCATTATCATCACCAAAAAcaacaccatcatcatcatcataagaaACATAATAGAAGAAGTACTCCTTCATCTCTAACTATTCACTCAGAAACAGTTCTACACAAGAGACTAACTCCAAATTCTCCACTGCAGAATGGTTTCAAAAGATCTTaagattattataattattaaactgtatatgaaatattttagatagAGAATCATACTCGTACATCCACAGTTTCTTTTAGTCTTATTTAACTTCATAGTACTTCAAATGTTAGGACAAATATTTGAGCTAAAGCTAAGCtcccttttttaattaaatttcttcTTTTTGACTAAATCTACCCTTTTTTCTCTTGAATGCAAGTTGTACTTACTTGACCTTTTTATTTTGTTACCTATATATAATGGTGGTGTCGGTATTACTTAGCATTCTCAATTATTGTAGaaatgaaataatgaaacaatTAATAAGAAAGGAAATTCACTTTCCTTTTGGCTgcagaagattttttttttgagct
Coding sequences within:
- the LOC107877896 gene encoding serine/threonine-protein kinase RIPK; amino-acid sequence: MKVMKIAWESLVPSCIKSSENPKKNPKVKVSVTKQISFHGIPVSDISSSTISSDLSISLAGSNIHSFTLQELRVITQNFSTSNFIGEGGFGPVHKGFIDDKLRPNALKAQPVAVKLLDLDGSQGHREWLTEVIFLGQLRHPHLVKLIGYCCEEEHRLLVYEYMPRGSLENQLFRRYSVSLPWSTRMKIAFGAAKGLEFLHEAKKPVIYRDFKASNILLDSDYTAKLSDFGLAKDGPEGDDTHVSTRVMGTHGYAAPEYIMTGHLTAASDVYSFGVVLLELLTGRRSVDKGRPHREQNLVDWARPQLRDPRKLRRIMDPRLEGMYSEGGVHKAALVAYQCLSHRPKARPDMSTVVKTLEPLKDYEDTSMVTFVYTAPTESKEVSEKDDQDQKEVKKESSTASPHYHHQKQHHHHHHKKHNRRSTPSSLTIHSETVLHKRLTPNSPLQNGFKRS